TTAACAAAAGTATGCCGAACGTCGCCCTTTAAAATATCGAGGGTCTTCGGGTTGCCCGCATAGGTAAGCTTGTCCAGATTAATGACGGGTTCATCCGATTGTTCCAGCCAGTCCAAAATGAAATTTGCACCGATAAATCCAGCGCCGCCGGTCACCAAGATAGTCATAGAGTCAGATCTTTTTAAAAAGAATTGCGAGGAACAGCCCAAGGTTCTGACACAAGGTCTGGCGGTGCACACGCGCCCGTCGAACGCCAGCGAACCGGGTGAATAATCTTTGGTTTCGTGCAGACTTGAACTCGGAGAGTATTGTTTTGTTTTCGTGCTTTAGACGATGAATCATGGCCTCAAGCGCCTGGATGTTCTGCGAATTCCAGTCGATAAAACGCCCTTGGAAAACCATGCGTAATCTTTTCAGTCGTGCGGACCAGGCGACGTTGCTGCCCACTATATTTCCATCGTGCTGGCGGTATTGCACCCTTGGTTCAGGGTCGTAGTGGATCGCGCCTCCAGCACCAGAAATAAGCTGATAGGCCCACCAATCGTGGGATGGAACGCTCATGTTGCTACCGGCTTCCTGCAGCAAAGCGCGGGCAGCTTCGTTGAATACCATGGTGTTGCCGCCGCTGATACTTTGGACCAAGGCATTGGTGAATCGAGGTGGGCGCCGGAACAAAGGCGAATATCCGATGGTGGATCCCGTTGCACCTATAAGTTCGCACCGGGCACAGTAAAGTGCCGGGATATGTTCGGGAATTGTCTTTAGCCAGGTTATCGCTCTCGTGAGCTTGTCCGCGTGCCAGATATCGTCCTGATCCGACCAGGCATGGAACTCGCTCTTTACTTCTGCTCTGGCGGTCAGGGATAGAAAATTTGCCGCGAAGCCTCGTCCGGGACCCGAAACGATTTTCAGGCGACGGCTATTCCATCGCTTGCCAAACTGTTCCAGGATCTGAAGGGTTGCGTCTTCTGAGCCGTCGTCCGATACGATGAGTGACCAATTAGCATGCGTTTGCCGCTCGAATGATTTCAGCTGGTCAGAGATAAAGCGTTCGCCGTTGTAAGTGCACATCAGAATGGAAACATGGTGGCGCGGGTCGTCGACCTTCGACAAGGATGTGGGGATAGCGGTAGAGGAGGCAGCAATTGAGGTGGTCACAGATATACTTCGCTAATTACTGTTAAATCGCCGTTGCTTTCCATTGTCTATTGCAAAGGGCCTTTCACTTTGCGCCGCTTAACGAATCCCTTGCTGACGAGGCTAAGTGGGTACATCAGTCATCCGCCGTTTAATGGGCAAAAAAAAGCCACGGCGAATCGCATCTACTACGATGCACATTTCCCATCCTCAGGAGGGAGCTAGTGTGCTGTCTCAAAAATAAAGCTCCTCATGCCTGTGAGGCCATTGCCTCACGGGCTCGCTGTATCTTGTTCAAAATATCTTCCCCCTTGGCGTTCCAGACATAGCGAGTCGGCTGCGCATTTCGCAGTGCTAGGAACGTGGTGATCGAGCTTTCCAGTTCGCGAACCGAGCTGAAACTGCCGTCACGCAGGTACACCGTGATATCGCGAAAGAAGCGCTCAACCATGTTCATCCACGAGCTGGAGGTCGGGGTGAAGTGCATGTGGAAGCGCTTGTGCTTCTCAAGCCATGCCTTCACTTTCGGGTGTTTATGCGTGGCGTAGTTGTCCACGATCAGATGCAATTGGAGCTGTTTGGGCGTTTCTCGATTGATCTTCTTGAGAAACTCCAGCCATTCCTGATGCCGGTGTTGGCGCTCTATGGAACTGATCAAGCGCCCCTGAAGATAATCCAGCGCAGTGAACAAGGTGACGGTGCCATGGCGGACATAATCGTGCGATTGCGTACGGATATGACCGATCCCCAAAGGCAGTCCAGGCTGGGTACGCTCCAGAGCCTGAACCTGGCTTTTTTCATCGCAACAAAGCACCAATGCCTTATCCGGCGGATCCAGATACAGCCCGATGACGTCCCAGAACTTCTCTTCGAAGTTTGGATCTTTGGACAGTTTGAAGGTACGTGTCAGGTGCGGTTTTATATCGTTGGCGGCCCATATGCGCTGGACGCTGGCCGGTGAAATGCCGGCGACTCGCGCCATGCTTCGACAGCTCCAGCGAGGCTGACCGATACGCGGCTGAGTGACCTGCTCAAGTGTTCGTTTCAACGCTTCGGCCGATAGGGATGGCTTGCGACCTCGTCCGGGCAGATCCACTAGGCCTTGTAGACGCAGCTCTTGAAAGCGCTTGCACCAGCGGGTGACTGAAACAACGGAGAGACCTGTCAACTGGGCAATCTCGTTACGAGAACAACCTCGAGCGGCTAGCAAAATCACCCGTGCCCGACGACCGTCGCGCTGACTGATCGTGGCTGATCTTATGCGCCGACTCAGTTCAATTTGTTCGTCTTCACTGAGCACGATGTCCTGAGAGTTCATGTGATCACTCCAAGCACTGACTGACCACAGAAGCATAGCTCAGGTTAGAAACTTATTTCAGAGACGGCACACTAGCGCTGTAGTTGAGGCTCTAAGTGTTGTCTCTTAACGTCCCCGAATAGATCCCGTAAATAATCAGGAGTATCTGACGGTGTCAGGTGAATTAAATCTTCGGCGATGGTAGCGATATTTGTGGGAGTAAAAAGTCAGACCGAGAGGACGGTTTTTGTAGGAAAATTCTTTCTTCTGTCGGTGCTTCTAAAGGTTTTAGATGTGGGCCCCGAGATGTTTGTGGTCTGCCCGATACGCTGCGCGCGGTGATTAATGCTCAGATTGGGGAGTCTGAGCTTAATCGAGGTCTGCCTGGCGGCAGGCCTCTGCTAGCTTGTCCTGATGAGCTCTTCGCGATAGAGCTCTCCGACAATGCCCTGATCCAGCGTTATTCAGGCGCGATATCCACGTCGAAGTATTTGTCGGCCAGGCGTTGATAGGTTCCGTTCTGGCGAATCGTTTGCAGCGCCTTATCGATGTCCTGTTTAAGCGCCGTATCGTTCTTGCGCAGCCCGACGCCGGTGCCGGGGCCGAACACTTCAACGGACTTCACCACGTCACCGGCATAGGCAAAACCTTTGCCCATGGGTT
This genomic window from Pseudomonas sp. G.S.17 contains:
- a CDS encoding IS630 family transposase, producing the protein MNSQDIVLSEDEQIELSRRIRSATISQRDGRRARVILLAARGCSRNEIAQLTGLSVVSVTRWCKRFQELRLQGLVDLPGRGRKPSLSAEALKRTLEQVTQPRIGQPRWSCRSMARVAGISPASVQRIWAANDIKPHLTRTFKLSKDPNFEEKFWDVIGLYLDPPDKALVLCCDEKSQVQALERTQPGLPLGIGHIRTQSHDYVRHGTVTLFTALDYLQGRLISSIERQHRHQEWLEFLKKINRETPKQLQLHLIVDNYATHKHPKVKAWLEKHKRFHMHFTPTSSSWMNMVERFFRDITVYLRDGSFSSVRELESSITTFLALRNAQPTRYVWNAKGEDILNKIQRAREAMASQA
- a CDS encoding glycosyltransferase family 2 protein, with the translated sequence MTTSIAASSTAIPTSLSKVDDPRHHVSILMCTYNGERFISDQLKSFERQTHANWSLIVSDDGSEDATLQILEQFGKRWNSRRLKIVSGPGRGFAANFLSLTARAEVKSEFHAWSDQDDIWHADKLTRAITWLKTIPEHIPALYCARCELIGATGSTIGYSPLFRRPPRFTNALVQSISGGNTMVFNEAARALLQEAGSNMSVPSHDWWAYQLISGAGGAIHYDPEPRVQYRQHDGNIVGSNVAWSARLKRLRMVFQGRFIDWNSQNIQALEAMIHRLKHENKTILSEFKSARNQRLFTRFAGVRRARVHRQTLCQNLGLFLAILFKKI